One Mustela nigripes isolate SB6536 chromosome 5, MUSNIG.SB6536, whole genome shotgun sequence DNA segment encodes these proteins:
- the C5H6orf141 gene encoding uncharacterized protein C6orf141 homolog — translation MNEPPVPMGTSGPRGAANFADAPDTLERAGSSSRKLGRGAALAPGGRNPAVSGAAAEARASGSPGGALENRPAAENLDCEPWVREKVLFLLHPERWLGTQRDPAREEVTGGDDLFPAAGDDWEPDGPSLFPREKRVLGSRVDAPFRARPRDPAAPPRSVLVRIVDYQATEEVLWTAWRKGQMTARTEEHSMSAITFRTNRE, via the coding sequence ATGAATGAGCCTCCTGTCCCGATGGGGACCTCGGGGCCCCGCGGGGCTGCGAATTTCGCGGACGCTCCGGACACCCTGGAGCGTGCCGGGTCCTCTTCGCGCAAGCTGGGGCGCGGGGCGGCCCTGGCTCCCGGTGGCCGGAATCCCGCGGTGTCGGGGGCGGCAGCGGAGGCGAGGGCGAGTGGAAGCCCAGGCGGGGCTCTGGAGAACCGCCCGGCGGCTGAGAACCTGGACTGTGAGCCCTGGGTCAGAGAGAAAGTGCTCTTCCTTCTGCACCCAGAGAGGTGGCTGGGGACTCAACGGGACCCTGCGCGGGAAGAAGTGACCGGTGGGGACGATCTTTTCCCGGCGGCTGGAGACGACTGGGAACCCGACGGCCCGTCTCTCTTTCCGCGAGAAAAGCGAGTTTTAGGCAGCCGTGTAGACGCTCCCTTCAGAGCTCGGCCGCGGGACCCTGCAGCCCCACCCAGGTCGGTGCTCGTGCGGATTGTGGACTATCAGGCGACAGAAGAAGTCTTGTGGACTgcatggaggaaggggcagatgaCCGCACGGACCGAGGAGCACTCCATGAGCGCGATCACTTTTCGCACCAACAGGGAGTGA
- the LOC132018630 gene encoding cytochrome P450 2K6-like, translating into MTKASKQHFPPGPRPLPIIGNLHILNLKRPYQTMLELSQKYGSIYSIQMGPKKVVVLSGYETVKDALVNYGDQFGERSQVPIFERLFKGKGIVFSHGETWKTMRRFSLTTLRNFGMGKRLIEDRILEECQHLICSFESHRGKPFEVNTVMNASVANVIVSVLFGKRFDYQDPQFLRLLTLIGENVKLVGGPGIAIFNMFPVLGFLLKSHKTVLRNRDELFAFIRMTFLDHQHDIDKNDPRSFIDAFLVRQQEEKGTSTAYFSDENLVALVSNLFAAGTETTASTLRWALLLMLRYPEVQKKVCDEITKVVGSAQPRIAHRTQMPYTDAVIHEVQRFANILPTSLPHATTTDVMFKNYYIPKGTEVITLLTSVLRDQTQWEKPDTFNPEHFLTSTGKFVKKDAFMPFSAGRRMCAGESLAKMELFLFFTSLMQKFTFQPPPGISHLDLDLTPDIGFTTRPMPHKLRALPRA; encoded by the exons ATGACTAAAGCTTCCAAGCAACATTTTCCTCCAGGACCCAGACCTTTGCCAATTATTGGAAATCTGCATATTCTCAATCTGAAGAGGCCGTATCAAACTATGCTGGAG CTCTCCCAGAAATATGGCTCCATTTACAGCATCCAAATGGGTCCAAAGAAGGTGGTGGTACTCTCTGGATATGAGACAGTGAAAGATGCCCTGGTCAATTATGGTGATCAGTTTGGAGAACGATCTCAAGTGCCTATAtttgaaagactttttaaaggaaaag GAATTGTCTTCTCTCATGGTGAAACTTGGAAAACTATGAGAAGGTTCAGCCTGACCACCTTACGGAACTTTGGAATGGGCAAGCGGCTCATAGAAGACAGGATCTTAGAGGAATGCCAGCATCTCATATGCAGCTTCGAATCTCACAGAG GAAAGCCCTTTGAGGTCAATACAGTAATGAATGCTTCTGTTGCTAATGTTATTGTGTCAGTGCTGTTTGGAAAGCGGTTTGATTACCAAGACCCCCAATTCCTGAGACTCTTAACCTTGATTGGTGAAAATGTGAAGCTCGTTGGAGGTCCCGGGATTGCG attttcaatATGTTTCCAGTTTTGGGGTTCCTCCTAAAAAGTCATAAGACAGTACTCAGGAATAGAGATGAATTATTCGCTTTTATAAGGATGACCTTCCTAGATCATCAGCATGACATTGACAAAAATGATCCAAGAAGTTTCATTGATGCCTTTTTGGTCAGACAGCAGGAG GAGAAAGGTACATCTACTGCCTATTTCAGTGATGAAAATTTGGTGGCACTCGTTAGTAACCTGTTTGCGGCTGGTACAGAGACCACAGCCTCCACGCTACGCTGGGCACTACTGCTCATGTTGCGATATCCTGAAGTCCAGA aaaaggtCTGTGATGAGATCACCAAAGTTGTGGGGTCAGCCCAGCCTCGAATTGCACATCGAACTCAAATGCCATACACAGATGCCGTCATTCACGAAGTACAGAGATTTGCTAATATCCTGCCCACAAGCTTACCTCATGCAACAACCACAGATGTgatgtttaaaaattactatattcCTAAG GGCACCGAGGTCATCACTTTGCTGACCTCTGTACTTCGGGACCAAACACAGTGGGAAAAGCCAGACACATTTAATCCCGAGCATTTCCTGACTTCCACTGGAAAGTTTGTCAAGAAAGACGCTTTCATGCCTTTTTCAGCAG GGCGCAGGATGTGTGCCGGTGAGTCACTGGCCAAGATGGAGCTTTTCCTGTTCTTCACCAGCCTCATGCAGAAGTTCACCTTCCAGCCACCCCCGGGGATCTCGCATCTGGACCTGGACCTAACCCCAGACATTGGCTTCACCACTCGACCAATGCCTCACAAGCTACGTGCCCTGCCCCGGGCCTAG